A region of the Candidatus Aminicenantes bacterium genome:
GGGCCAGCCGAGGCTGGCCCTCCTCCCGGGGCAGGTTCAGGATGGTGGCCAGGGAGTCCTGTCCGGAGGCGACCGACGCTTCGGCCTGCAGGATGTCCGCCTCGCGGGTGGCGACCTCGGCCTCGGCGTTGAGAACCTCGATCGGGGCGATCGTCCCGACCTCGGCCTCGCGGGTGTTTTTGGCCAGCAAGTCCTTGGCCAGATCCAGGGACTGCCGGCGGACTTTGAGGGCCTCGACGGCGTAGACCAGGTTCCAATAGGACTGCTCGACCGTATAGATGGTGTTCTGCAGGACGGACCGGAACTGGATCTCGGTGATGTTCAGGTTGTTGCGGGCCACGACGACGTCGCGCCGGTTCAGGTTGATGCCGAAATTGCGCAGCAGCGGCTGCCAGACCGAGAAGGTCAGGGTGCTGCCGTAGCGCGGGTTGATCGTCTGGAAGCTGCGGTTGCTCTCGCTTTTATAGGCGCCCAGCGTCGCGTACACCCGGCCGCCGGTGGGGATGAACTCGGAGACTTGGGCGGAGTAGTTTTGATCCTGGGACGAAATCAGGGCGGCCGCCTCGATCCAGGAGAACGAAGCCGAGCTGGTGTTGGAGGAGCTGAAGCCGAAGGACATCGCGGGGATGTATTTCTCCTTGACGAAGGAGAATGACAAGGCCGAGAGGCGGGGATTGATGACCTCAATGGCGACCCCGAGGTTGTTGCGGAGGGCTTCCAGGATGCAGGCGCCCAGCGACATGGCGGCTTCGCGGTCCTGGGCCGCGCCCCGCAGGGGGAGAATCCCGAGTCCGAGGAGCAGACAGAGTGCGCGGCGGTGCAGGCGCATGGTGGGCCCGGCCTCCTTCCCTACTTGTCCTTGAGGACGACCGTATCCCGCGCCCCGAAGGCGCCCACGGCCGAGGTGATGACCCGGTCGCCGGCCTTGAGGCCCTTGACGATCTCCACGACTTCGGCGTTCTGGCGGCCGATCCGGATGGACTGGCGAACGGCCTGGCCGGCGACCTGGTCGATCCGATAGACCCAGTCGCCGTCGGAGGCCTTCAGATAGTCGCCCCGCGGCAGGAGCAGGGCCTGGGTCACTTCGCCCAGGCCGATCCGGATGTGCAGGGTCTGGCCGCGTTTGATGCCCTTGGGGCGTTCGCCCCGGAATTCCAGCTCGACCTGGAATTTGCCCTCCCGGACTTCGGGGAAAATCTTCCGCACGTCGAGCGTATAGACGCGGCCGTCGTAATCGAACTCGGCTGCGGCGCCGACTTCGATCCGGGGCAGGTTCTCCTCATCGATCGCGGCCGTAGCTTTGAACCCGTTCAGGACGTCGATTTGGCCCAGGCGCTGGCCGGCCGTCTTGGTCTGGCCGATCTCGACCGCCAAAGCCGTGACGACGCCGGCGATGGGCGCCTTGATAGTCAGGTTGTCCTGCTTTTGCTTGACCGAATCCAGGTTGGCCTGCATCCGGGTCAGGGACTGCTCCAGGGATTCGAATTGGGAGTTGCGCAAAGCCAGCTCGCTCTTCTGGCTCTTCTCCATCAGATCCTTGCGCTTGAGCAGGTAGTCGTATTGGTCGCGGGCTTGCTCGATGCTCTGCTTCGAGATCAGATTGTCCTTGTCCAGCTCGGCATAGCGGTCATAGAGCTTCTTCTGCTGGAGGATCTGGTTGTCAATGTCGGTCAGCTGCTGGCTGAGCTGGAGCTTGAACTGCTCCATGGACAGGCCGGTGTTGCGAAGGTTGTTGGATTGCTGGGACAGCTCCGCCTCCCGGCTCATGATATCCATCAGGAGGTTGGCATTTTCCATTTGGACGATGGGGTCGCCTTGCTTGACGACCGAGCCGACCTCAACGAAGATCTTCTCCACCCGGCCGCCTTCAACGGCGTCCATGTAAATGGTGGCCAGCGGCTGAACGGTGGCTTCGACGGACAGCGAATCCCGCAGCGGGCCCAGTTTGGCCTCGGTCACGGTGATATCGGACCAGCGCGCGGTCGGGTCGGCTTCCCCGTCGCCCAGCAGGTGAAAGCGGAAGATCAGGACGACGAGCAAGACGATAAGGACGCCCGAGACGGACAGCTCGATGATCCGGAGGGCCTTGCCCGCCCGGCGTTTGGCCGCCGGCGCGGGAGCGGGCGCGGACTCCTTGTTCATGAAGGACCTCGCTTGTGAAGAAGGTATTTTACTCGCCTTGCCCGGCCCGGCGCAAGACGTTCCGCCGGTCTTTCTCAATCCATCTCAAAACTCTCGCCATAGCCGGGGACGAGCGAATCCCAGCCGAGCCGCTCGCGAATGAGGCCGGCCAATGACGCGGCCGCCTCCTCCTCGCCGTGGATCAGGAACAGTCGGCGGGGAGGTTTGCGGAACGATCCCAGCCAGCGGAGGAGGTCGCCCCGATCGGCATGGCCGGAGAAGCCCTGGATCCTCTCGACTCGGGATTTGACGGCGACGGTCCGGCCGTTGATCCGGACTTCGGGCCGCCCCTCGGTGATCAAGCGGCCGAGGGTGCCGCGGGCCTGGTAGCCGACGAACAGCAGCGTGGATTCCGGCCGCTCGATGTTCGCCAGCAAATGGTGCTTGATCCGGCCGGCCGTAGCCATGCCGGAACCGGCCAGGATGATCGAGGAGCCGCGGATCGCGTTGATCGTCTTGGATTCCTCGACCGTTCGGAAGAGCTTGAGGCCGGGAAATTCAAATGGCGCGCGGCCGGAACGGTAGAGGGCCCGGGCTTCCTCGTCGAGGATGGCCCGATGGCGCCCGAACAGGCCGGTGATCTCGACGGCCATCGGGCTGTCGAGGATGGTCAGGAGGCGCGGGATGCGCTTCGCGGCCAGCAGGCGGCCCAGGACATAGAGTACTTCCTGGGCCCGCTCGACGGCGAACACCGGAATCACGAGGTTGCCCCCGCGGGCGACCGTCTCGCGGACGATGCGGGTCAAGAGGTCCTCGACACTCGCCGGATCGTCGTGATCGCGGTCGCC
Encoded here:
- a CDS encoding TolC family protein; amino-acid sequence: MRLHRRALCLLLGLGILPLRGAAQDREAAMSLGACILEALRNNLGVAIEVINPRLSALSFSFVKEKYIPAMSFGFSSSNTSSASFSWIEAAALISSQDQNYSAQVSEFIPTGGRVYATLGAYKSESNRSFQTINPRYGSTLTFSVWQPLLRNFGINLNRRDVVVARNNLNITEIQFRSVLQNTIYTVEQSYWNLVYAVEALKVRRQSLDLAKDLLAKNTREAEVGTIAPIEVLNAEAEVATREADILQAEASVASGQDSLATILNLPREEGQPRLARIVPIDQPAFEARPLDFEASLQTALENRADLQVTRIDLENKDLTYAYLRNQLLPDLSLSASYWSPGISGTQILYQDNDPLTNVVIGYVPAGAKDSLRDAFRLRYRNWSLSLSLSIPLNNYLTKDHFTQIKISRDQSVLRLKNLEQQVYLEIKNSVRDVETNFKRVQAYRLARELAERRLQAEEKKLKVGLTTNYLVLLNQRDLATAKTNELKALIDYNLSLSSLERSLGTSLETKGIRIEDVIGGGADR
- a CDS encoding efflux RND transporter periplasmic adaptor subunit; translation: MNKESAPAPAPAAKRRAGKALRIIELSVSGVLIVLLVVLIFRFHLLGDGEADPTARWSDITVTEAKLGPLRDSLSVEATVQPLATIYMDAVEGGRVEKIFVEVGSVVKQGDPIVQMENANLLMDIMSREAELSQQSNNLRNTGLSMEQFKLQLSQQLTDIDNQILQQKKLYDRYAELDKDNLISKQSIEQARDQYDYLLKRKDLMEKSQKSELALRNSQFESLEQSLTRMQANLDSVKQKQDNLTIKAPIAGVVTALAVEIGQTKTAGQRLGQIDVLNGFKATAAIDEENLPRIEVGAAAEFDYDGRVYTLDVRKIFPEVREGKFQVELEFRGERPKGIKRGQTLHIRIGLGEVTQALLLPRGDYLKASDGDWVYRIDQVAGQAVRQSIRIGRQNAEVVEIVKGLKAGDRVITSAVGAFGARDTVVLKDK
- a CDS encoding MBL fold metallo-hydrolase; protein product: MRLTFLGADKQVTGSSTLLETEGLRLLVDCGLYQERAYLDRNWEPFPVPAAGLDACLLTHAHLDHCGRLPRLVKEGFAGPIVATGATADVARVVLLDAAHIQEEDASFKRKRHAREGRSGPHPEIPLYTVDEARKTFPLFAPAAYEKPVDLGGATRAVFCDAGHILGSSMIEIRSGEGSGRRTIVFSGDIGQWNKPLVRDPSLFEEADAVVMESTYGDRDHDDPASVEDLLTRIVRETVARGGNLVIPVFAVERAQEVLYVLGRLLAAKRIPRLLTILDSPMAVEITGLFGRHRAILDEEARALYRSGRAPFEFPGLKLFRTVEESKTINAIRGSSIILAGSGMATAGRIKHHLLANIERPESTLLFVGYQARGTLGRLITEGRPEVRINGRTVAVKSRVERIQGFSGHADRGDLLRWLGSFRKPPRRLFLIHGEEEAAASLAGLIRERLGWDSLVPGYGESFEMD